CCGAGTCAAGTCGGACAGTCGGATGGGACGTTGAACATTTGGTGAATAGTTGCTACCCTTTCAGTGATCATTCTTGTTCTGCGAAGGCAATATTGCTTAGTGTTTGGTATCACAAGAGGACCATCAGAATTAGACCGGAGGCCCGTCTGCACCTGAACATTTCAGGCAATGAAGTGGTAAGTTTTGGTCGCCAAGACCGCCGGACACTACAATCATCGATTTCTTAGTAAGTCCAAGTGGAGCCATGGCTAGTGCTCCCTGCCTAAGATTTGCACTAACCCGCAAACATGAAACACAAGGATGTCAACCATACTCTGATCTGGCCGGCCGTGCGAGAAGAGCCAAACCGCACCCATAGTATCGTCGGAACGACTGGTACCCGACAGCGAGAAAGTACACAATGCCGAGGATATCAAGTATAAAAAGCATGTTGGCTGGTAGAGGAAGTGCCATGATAAGTACCAGTCAATTTAGtactccttcttgtccaatTTCACGCGTGTCACTCGCTCTGCACGCCTGACTCGCCCAATAATCGCgactttcttttcctctcttctcgtTCCGTGGTCCTAGAAGTGACACTCTTTCCCCGGCCTAGATTATGCGGACATCACTCTTTTTCGACTTGGCTCTTATTCTCTCACTAGCCATTGTTGGAATATGTGATGATATTTCCTGCTCAAAAAGCAACCCATGTACCGAAGGCTGCTGTTCCAAACTGTCCGGTGTGTGTGGCTTCGGGCCAGACTACTGCTCCTCCCAGAACTGCATTGCTGCGGCCAGTACCAATGGAACCTGCTCCCACCTTGCTGAATGTGACCCGAGCGTCTCTGGCTGGACCACTGTTGCATGGGGTATGTTGAGCCGATCTTGAAGGATCCGGAATGACACATATTTTCGGACGACGACGTGGCTAACGTGCTTAGGCTCTGAGTATGCCTCCTCGGAAAAGTGCCCGTTGAACGTTTGCTGCAGTGCCTATGGATTCTGTGGAACAACCTCTGATTTCTGTGGCAACTCTACCGTTGCGGAGCCAGTGTGCGACGGTAATTCGGCGACCAAGAAAACAATTGCGTACTACGAGGGGTGGAACCTCGAGCGAAGCTGCGATACCATGACCCCTGAGAGCATTCCCATCGGCGGGTACACACACCTCAACTTTGCTTTCCTCTACATAGATCCCGATCTTTACACTATTACACCGATGGCAGCCGATCAGGAGGATCTGTACAGTCGAGTGGTGGCACTcaagaaaaggaagactGATCTGGAGGTGTGGATTTCTATCGGCGGCTGGGCCTTCAATGATCCTGGGTCGACCGTCAACATATTTTCAGATCTTGCTGCCTCGAGCTCCAAGCAGAAGACGTTCTTTCAGTCGttactttccttccttgggGAGTACGGCTTCGATGGCGTCGACCTGGACTGGGAATACCCAGTAGCTAGTGATCGGGGAGGCTCAGATGCGGATTTCGAGAATTATGTGACCTTTTTGGCAAACCTGCGCACAGCATTGGATAGTGCGGGCAAAGGTTACGGTTTGACAATTACTTTGCCGAGCAGTTACTGGTATTTGCAACACTTTGACATTGTCAATATGGAGAAAAGTGTCGATTGGGTGAGTGAGCCATGCGTATTCCAGCGACGATCAGCCGTGCACTAACCAaaccatcaacaccacaTAGTTCAACATGATGACCTATGACCTACGTATGTCCTCGGAAGCTCCAACCACTGCAGTATGTACTAACTATCTGTTGCAgatgggggatgggatgCTGAAGACCCTTGGATTGGATCGATTGTTAACGCGCATACCAACTTGACTGAAATCGCCCTCGCAATGGACCTCCTGTGGCGCAATGACATTGAGCCGTCCAAAGTGGTCATGGGGCTTGGGTTTTATGGCCGAAGTAAGCTTCGACGTCTTTATCGTTGTGGCTGCAGCTAAGTTTCTACAGGCTTCACCTTAAACGACACTTCATGTGTAACTGCAGGATGTCCATTCAGCTCAACAGGTTACACTTTCGATCACCATCTCAGACTTCAAATGGATGGACTGACGTATGTGAATTTTAGGCAAAGCTGGGCCCTGTACGGCCAGCGCTGGTATCCTTTCCTTTACTGAGATCGAATCAATTCTCAAGGACTCCAGTCGTGGAGCGAATAAATATTATGACTCTGAAGCAGCGGTCCAAATCATCACCTTTGATAGTAATCAGTGGGTCAGCTATGATGATTGGGAATCCTTTGCCGTAAAGATGGACTATGCCAACTCACACTGTCTCGGCGGGTTAGTAGGGACCCATCAAAATTTGTACCTCTATGCCGTTTGGGTGGAAGCTAACCATCATTGATGCGTTGAATAGAACAATGGTTTGGGCCGTGACATATGACTCTGATGGTACCGCTACGAGTACGTAACACTTTGGAAGACTTTCTTGCTTAGACAGCTGTTAACGAGACTGCATAGACGGTTTGACCGGAGATTTGACCTTATTTCccggagatgatggcagCAATGGCGGGGCgggagatatatatatcggACCCGATCTCTGGAGCAATGCGAGCCAGGAAATAGCTTGCTACCCCCCATGTACCATGGTCTTGCCGCCCTATCCCCTGGACACAGGTGTCACCATAAGCTGGCCACCAATCACCACAAGTTTGGCTTCAAGCTCCAACGGGCAGACGTTGGTCAAGAGCACTGTTATCACGGTTCCGCCGTTCCAAATTACCGAGATTCCCTTTTGGCCGATTACAGTGCATGATAGCAGCATAGATCAGGCCTATATCAGCGCAGTGCAGAGTATCACACCACCAGGGTTGGTACTCACCTTGCCAGGGACCGAGGCTGAATTCCCTCTGTACCATACTAACTACAGTGCCCTGATGACACCAAGCGCAACGGCGACCACAACGGCGAGTAATATCACTGCCATAGGGGGTGGTGGCTCTGAAGGTTCCAGCGTTGTTACCACTCCCACGGCGGTTCAGACTGGGATCGCGTCTGACTGTACCGAGTTTTACTACGCCGTTCAGGGTGATACATGTGCGACGATCGCTGCTGCCTATGGTATTACATTGGCTGAATTTAACGTGCGCGTCCCTCCCTGTATCAATATACCGACTTGTTGGTTTGGCCTTACTAACTGCAATTTCAGGAATGGAACCCTGCGGTAGGAACAGACTGTGCCGGACTATGGGCTAAGGAATATTATTGTAAGCTTCGAGCTCTTCAAACCGCAAGCCACACGATCAGATACTAACTGGGGGCCAAGGTGTTGCTGTTTCTTCAACGTCAGCGGTAGGAGGCGGTTCTCAAACTACATCCTCCGAGGGTTCATCTGCGGCAAAAACCACCGCTAGTACGACCACCGTGACACCAGTGTTCTATGCGAGCTCCCATGCAATAACTGTTCATGTACAGCCGACTGTCTCCCCGATCCATCCAAGCCCAAGTGTTCCTCCTTTGACTTTCAGTATCGATGCACCCCCATCAAACGGCGGCTGTAGCTCTGGAAAGAGCCTCTCACGATGTGGCAAACACGACTGTAGCGAGTATGGCTGCAGTGGTGAGTGTGGATTTTTCGGCTGTGATGGGGGTTGTGGGCTAGGATTCTGTGGGGGAGGTTGTGGTTTGGAAGGATGCGGGCCTGGCTGTGGAGATGGTAATCCCCCCCCTGCGATACTTTCTGCCTTACCCATGAACAGTGCACACGCTAACGGAGTGTTCATTCTTTACGGTATAGGTTCTTGTCTTCAgcctggtggtggagggggtcAGGACTCTGAGGAAACGTCGACAAGTTCGTGCTCTTCCGAGGCAACGCCTACCACGAAGTCTTTCTGCGATGTCTCTTGCCCGGAAGCGTCTGAGACGTCCTGCGTTACGTGGTGTAGCACCATGACCCTAAGCTGTGAGCCGACCGGGATGGCTAATCTCCTAGTTGCAAATATGGATATCGACGACGTTGGCGATGTGATCTATTCAGCTGATGACAGCGCCGTGTCAAGCAGTGCCTGGTCCGCCGCTTCGTGGCTGAACCCTCAATACACGGGTTGGGATCCTATCACCGTCAACGGTACCACATTAGGCATTTCCGGCGCCGCACCCACCGTGGCTATGACCTCTACCGTGTCGAAAACGACCGCGACAGCTGTATCCGTAACCTCATGTGGCTTGCAGACCACCAAGGGTGCATCAAGCACGTCAACCTACTGCACCTGTAATGGCGGCTACGGAATTTCTCTGTCAACCAAGACGAACGCAGCCCACTCTACCTTTCTTATATGTGCGGCTGACCCTCCCTTGACCGTCACTACGATCACGCCAACGACTTCGACTACCCAGAAAAAAACCACTTCAACCACTACAACTACAGCAAGCAAGTCGAGCGAAACCGGCTTTGCCATTACCTACGTCAAGTGCTATAGCTCGACATGCCCCGTGGGAAAGACATGTGAAGCCGACGGGAGCTTTGACGTCATGGGGGTGCAGCCGTtcggtgatgacgatgatgcgcAGATTGTGCAGATCTCGGGCTCCTACAACCAAGAAGCATTGGTGAATGGTGGAAAGGCCAAGTTCTGTGGTCAAACCTCCAAGTTCACGGTGAGTGGTGATAATGTCTCGGGCTCCAGTTCTAGCAGTAAATACGGAACCTACACCTGCCTGAAGTACAGTGACCCCACAACGGTGACTGTTCATGATAAGGATAACGGTATAACATGTCAATCCACACCACAATATGCGTGCCTGACGGACATATGCCTGTGAGAGCTATTGATTGTATTTAGCATTAGAGAAACCATCATTTACACAGTGTCCTAATATAGGGTTTAGAGGccgcctggctggtgtggcggtagcgcctctTCTTAAAAAACAGAAGAGGTGACCTTACTGATTATGTGAGAAGAGGTCTCGCTCATTCCCGGTGGAATCAAGCTGGCACAACATTTTGTCGATAAGAACTCACCCCCTGGGAAGAGAGAATATGCGAGCCGCAAGGCTGCCTCATATTTCGGGAGTTGATCGATGTCACGCCCATAATATTGCTATTAAAAGAAtgctattttttcttttggcaGTTACTCATTTATGGGTATGTACGCATAACTCAAAAACACTCCTTGTAATATCCAGTATCCTGATCTCGTCCCTTCCAGACCACTCCGCAAGCAACGCCATGAATAAAAGAACACATACAAACAGAAGGAAAACCTAGGGCATCAcagaagatataaaaatagagATACTGGGAGAAGTGCAGGCACTGGGACTGTAAATAAGCCCGGTTAGACCTGAATACCGTCCATTGCATCTGCCGCAGTTGTCCACATGATACGTACACCAACACTAATGGATGATGCGCAAGGTAGACCGGCTAGTTGAAACCATTCCTCCGGGCGCGTCCTGAGTAGTAGGCACTGCCGTTCCGGAAGTAGGGATGCATGCAGGCCTGCTTGGCAGAAATTCGTCGTGCAGGATCATACTCGAGAAGAGCATCGAGGAGGTCCAgaccatcctcttcaaggTCAGGAACGAGTGCACGGGTTTCATCACGTTTCCACTTAGGGAAAGTGGGTTTGAAGTCGGGGAAAGAGGTGACGCCGGGCCAGATGGCTTCATCTGGGGTACCGAGGAGACTGTGATCCAGGGAGGTTAGATGTTGGGCTGTTCGCACGGGAAAGAAGGCAAGCATACCGGAAGATCTTGAAGATCTCGTCGATCTCCGAATCACCTGGGAACAAAGGCTTGCGAGTGCACATCTCCGCGAAAATGGCACCACAGGACCACATGTCTACGCCGGTCGAGTACTGACGACCACCCAAGAGAATCTCAGGCGAGCGGTACCAAAGGGTGACAACCTGAGGAAGGTCAATAACACGTTACAATGAGATCAGGTCTGATACGTTGTAGAAATACCTCATGGGTGTAGGTTCTCAGGGGAACACCAAAAGCTCTAGCCAATCCAAAGTCCGCCAGCTTAAGATTGCCATCGCGGTCAATCAGGAGGTTCTGGGGCTTGAGATCACGGTGTAGAATACGGTGGCTGTGGCAGTAACGAATACCCTCCACTAGCTGAGCCATGAATTTCTTGACCATGGCATCGCCAAGACCCATGTTCTTGCTCAAAGCAGAGCCTTCCGGAAGAGCTTTGCCTCGGCCACCTTCGCTGACAGGAAGAGCCTCCATATACTTCTTGAGGTCGAGATCGAGGAATTCGAAGACGAGATATAGCTTGTGGCCATCGGCATGCACAATGTTCAGGAGTCGCACAATGTTGGGATCGCTCATCTCCTTGAGTAGGGAAATCTCACGGATGGCTGTGCTAGGAacgccttcatcctccgcctCTAGTCGAATCTTCTTGAGGGCGACAATCCGATTGGGATGGGTGAGCTCGCGAGCCTTGTAGACAACGCCATAGGTTCCTACAACAAGCAGATTTGAGTCAGTCTCGGATCCAAATAGAGGCAGAGCGATCGGATAAGAGTCGGATCGAGAGAAAGTACAATTGTTATCGGCCTTGAGGTGGACTTACCTTCTCCAATCTTCTCGATCTTCTGGTAGTTCTCCATGATGAAATATGTCGCTGATTTCCTTGCTTCCTCACACAATCACTGTAATCTGATATATCCGATAATTGAACTGAGCGTACACAGCGTGTTGTCCTGTCTACCAGCACGCGGGGTACAGGAAACAAAGGAGGCTGCACAGAAGGCGTCAAGCAGAATGCGAGGAGTTTGGGAGCACAAATGGAGTTGACAGCAAGCGAGGCAGGAGTCAATTCCCAAATAAGAAGCAGACTCAAGGGTCCAAAGAGCGAAACCAGCCTCGTCCCGAGCGTGACTTACCTTAAACTTACCTGGATTGGGCTATGAGATCTGAAGCAGTTCAACTTGGAGTCTTTTCATCCCTGCTGGTGGGGAGCCCAAGGCGGTCAGCAACGGCCGTACACAAACAAACCCGCGCGTCCCAAGGCGGTGAGCGCGTGGACAGCtgaccctttttttttttcgttggTTGCCGCCAGTGGCTTTTTTCTTCCCGCTTCAAGTTGGAAGTTTGGAACGAGCCCGCCGGATGGCAAACTTTCATTCCTTCCTCACGATCAAAGTTATCCAGATCGGTTCATTCACCTACAGGAAGGCGGAGTCTCTGGGCTTTCACGTAGATATGCAATAGTCTAGACAGGACTACGTGGACTAACACTACTACTGCGGCTGTCTATTGACTTATGAGTTGTCAGCTGCATAATTTATCCTAATGCCGCATATCAAGGATTTGAACGCCCATGAGCGTCCCCCAGAGGGCATCAAGCAGCGTTATAAGCAATACCAGAAGTCCACGCTTACGGAGATAGAGTCTGACGACAGTATCATCGATCTGCAGTCCTTGGACCCTCAAAATCTCCCAGAGGAAATCTCCTTAACGCAATGGATTTCCAGCGCAGATTTTGAGCCTGTATTTGACCAATTCCTCGGCACGAACCAGGATCTGCAGGGTGCTCGGCCTGCTAGGGATGTCCCTGTTTTCAGCCATCGTGCTATTTCCGGTTAGCATTATTGCCCCATGGCATACTCCATTGTAGAAAACCTCTGTTGACATGCTGTAGGTCTGCAAGTGATTCCCTCGTTGCTTCCACCCGCAGTTCAGGTCGAGTTGTTATCTCGTCTGTTCCACCGGGATTTGTCTAACCCCCGGCATCAAACCAACCTTCATCTGCACTATGATATCACCTATCCTAGTGCGGTGAACGAGGTTGAAGCGGTCTCGGCCGATATTAGTCCAGTAGGCGCTTATCCTCCGTCTTTCTTTGGAGATGATCCAGCCCGTGCCATAGAGCCTAAAGATCCAAATGTGCACAAACCACTTACTGTCCAGAGCATACTGAACAGAAAGCTACGCTGGGTTACTCTAGGTGGCCAATATGACTGGACCGCCAAGGTGTATCCGTCGGAGCGTCCTCCCGGATTCCCCAGGGATATTGCAAAGCTCCTGCATGCGATGTTCCCGGCCACTGAGGCTCAGGCAGCTATTCTGAATGTCTATTCTGCTGGCGACCACCTCAGTCCCCATCGCGACGTCAGCGAGGATTGTGATGTAGGCTTGATTAGTGTCAGCTTTGGTTGCGATGGCCTGTTCTTAATCAGTCATGACGATGGCGAAGATTGTGAGATTATTCGCCTTCGCTCCGGAGATGCGGTGTATATGGATGGCACCTCACGTTTTGCTTGGCATGCAGTACCGAAGATTGTGCCGAATACCTGTCCTGAATGGCTTGCTAATTGGCCATCAAGCCCGCATGACGGTGCAGCTACCCAATATGATACttggagaggttggatgTCGGGCAAGAGAGTTAACCTCAACGTTCGACAAATGGAATCTGCGAAGCCTCATGATTGAATCCGAAGCAAAGTCTTACAAAGCGCAACCGTGATGGACTCGATCAGGTGCAGCATAGCTTTGAATATATGCAACGAGCGACCATTGGCAGCTTATCAAGCTGCGCAGTTCTTCAAAGCCAATGGAGGGATGGACGGCACTATTCTATACCGCAGGAGCAAGGAACTAGTGCATCTATTCTTTCGAGGTTTATCTTCTTCAATACTCATGGATATTGAGTGTGGGAAGTACGCCAATGCTCTCTTGAAATCGGAGCTGGAATCCTGCTGTCGGCAGGGTGGTATAGCTGGTGAGATAGAACCTTGGTCCAGCAGGCTGGCTTGGGTATTTATTGTTCGATGTAGCATATAGAAGGCCGTATATAGTCATGCCCAGAATTGTGACATTCTGAAATACCCGAAATGCGGAATGCATATTCCGCAGCAGCATCTTACAAATATAGCGGGGTAGCAAGTGCCTGTCAGCTTggcattccatccatccatccatctgccgGCATTCATTCAGGAAGGCCATCTCTATCTCTCCCAAACAATCCATAGGCTCCAAAATGTGGCCGCTCCGTATCTCCTTCCTATCTACTTGACAGATGGAATAAGTCCGAGCACTATCTGTCTCCGGGCCTCAAACAAGCTAACTCCCCTAAGGAAGGAGGACGATAAGCAAGATATACTCCGCGCCATTGGTTCCACTTCCTGCAATCCCCCGCCTTCATATGATTGACGAATAGAAAAGATAGGTAAGACAACGGGATGATCATCCCACCAAACGCATTGATAAGATCCCATGGTCCacccctcttccatcatcgccCAACTCCTCAACACACACTTCTCCCAACAAcaagatcaacaacaaccactacGTTTCCAAAATGGCCCTGACATCCTGGGAACAAACCGCAGCCACCAAACGGCAATCCGTCCTCGCCGCCATCCCCGAGAAATGGCGCATCAAGGgccccatcccctctccgACAGAGCAGCGCGACGTAACAGGCCCCTACATCCAGCAGTTCCTATCTCCGCGCGAGATTGAAATCACCGAAACAGATGCCGTAGGAATCACAGAGCGCACCACAACGGGCCAGTGGACGGCTGTGGAGGTGACCGAGGCGTTCTGCCATCGCGCAGCGTTGGCGCATCAACTTGTATATTCCCCCATCCACAAGGAGGACTAGTactattctcttctctcaactaaaaacaaaaacataGGTAAACTGCCTACACGAAGTCTTCTTCGACGCGGCGCTCGAATCCGCCCGTGTGCTCGACGATCACTATACCAAAACTGGAAAACCACTCGGTCCCCTTCACGGCCTGCCCGTCAGCTTGAAGGATCAATTCCACGTCAAGGGCGTAGAAACAACAATGGGCTACGTCGGGTGGATTAACACCTTCCAAGGCAAGACGGATGATCCGCGCTATCTCACGCACGAAAGTGAACTTGTCAAAGAGCTTCGCGCTGCCGGGGCAGTTCTTTATTGCAAGACTAGCGTCCCCATGACGTTGATGTCAGGTGAAACTATGAACAATATCATAGTCTACACGCATAACCCTAAGAACAGAGTCCTCAGTTCCGGGGGAAGTtctggaggtgaaggagcgCTGATTGCTTTGCGGGGATCGCCGGCAGGATTTGGTACGGATATCGGGGGGAGTATTCGTGTCCCTGCGTCGTTTAATGGATTGTATGGGATACGGCCGTCTGTGGGAAGAATGCCGTATGAGGGGGCGGCGAACTCGTGGGATGGACAGAATACAGTGTTGTCCGTTGTAGGACCGTTGTCTTCGTCGGCGAGAGGGTTGGTGCTGTTGTTCAAGACGGTATTGGGGGCGAAGCCGTGGCTGGGAGATCCTGGTGTGTTGGAGATCCCCTGGAGGGAGGATATCGTAGAAGAGACGAGGAAGCTGGTGCAGGGACAGCCGGAGGGGCTAGCCTTTGGGATATTCTAC
The window above is part of the Aspergillus luchuensis IFO 4308 DNA, chromosome 8, nearly complete sequence genome. Proteins encoded here:
- the nimX gene encoding cyclin-dependent serine/threonine-protein kinase CDC28 (COG:D;~EggNog:ENOG410PFG7;~InterPro:IPR017441,IPR008271,IPR000719,IPR011009;~PFAM:PF07714,PF00069;~go_function: GO:0004672 - protein kinase activity [Evidence IEA];~go_function: GO:0005524 - ATP binding [Evidence IEA];~go_process: GO:0006468 - protein phosphorylation [Evidence IEA]), which produces MENYQKIEKIGEGTYGVVYKARELTHPNRIVALKKIRLEAEDEGVPSTAIREISLLKEMSDPNIVRLLNIVHADGHKLYLVFEFLDLDLKKYMEALPVSEGGRGKALPEGSALSKNMGLGDAMVKKFMAQLVEGIRYCHSHRILHRDLKPQNLLIDRDGNLKLADFGLARAFGVPLRTYTHEVVTLWYRSPEILLGGRQYSTGVDMWSCGAIFAEMCTRKPLFPGDSEIDEIFKIFRLLGTPDEAIWPGVTSFPDFKPTFPKWKRDETRALVPDLEEDGLDLLDALLEYDPARRISAKQACMHPYFRNGSAYYSGRARRNGFN
- the alkB gene encoding oxidoreductase, 2OG-Fe(II) oxygenase family (COG:A;~EggNog:ENOG410PN0E;~InterPro:IPR027450,IPR004574,IPR037151,IPR005123;~PFAM:PF13532;~go_function: GO:0016491 - oxidoreductase activity [Evidence IEA];~go_process: GO:0055114 - oxidation-reduction process [Evidence IEA]) → MPHIKDLNAHERPPEGIKQRYKQYQKSTLTEIESDDSIIDLQSLDPQNLPEEISLTQWISSADFEPVFDQFLGTNQDLQGARPARDVPVFSHRAISGLQVIPSLLPPAVQVELLSRLFHRDLSNPRHQTNLHLHYDITYPSAVNEVEAVSADISPVGAYPPSFFGDDPARAIEPKDPNVHKPLTVQSILNRKLRWVTLGGQYDWTAKVYPSERPPGFPRDIAKLLHAMFPATEAQAAILNVYSAGDHLSPHRDVSEDCDVGLISVSFGCDGLFLISHDDGEDCEIIRLRSGDAVYMDGTSRFAWHAVPKIVPNTCPEWLANWPSSPHDGAATQYDTWRGWMSGKRVNLNVRQMESAKPHD
- the gmdA gene encoding putative general amidase GmdA (COG:I,J,T;~EggNog:ENOG410PFMP;~InterPro:IPR023631,IPR036928,IPR020556;~PFAM:PF01425); this encodes MALTSWEQTAATKRQSVLAAIPEKWRIKGPIPSPTEQRDVTGPYIQQFLSPREIEITETDAVGITERTTTGQWTAVEVTEAFCHRAALAHQLVNCLHEVFFDAALESARVLDDHYTKTGKPLGPLHGLPVSLKDQFHVKGVETTMGYVGWINTFQGKTDDPRYLTHESELVKELRAAGAVLYCKTSVPMTLMSGETMNNIIVYTHNPKNRVLSSGGSSGGEGALIALRGSPAGFGTDIGGSIRVPASFNGLYGIRPSVGRMPYEGAANSWDGQNTVLSVVGPLSSSARGLVLLFKTVLGAKPWLGDPGVLEIPWREDIVEETRKLVQGQPEGLAFGIFYDDGLVKPQPPVERAMRIAAETIKSLGHKLINWQPPSHQTAASIANRAYNLDGGADAFQNFALSNETIHTSVVIDTSGSPQKTALEIAALNVEKREYQKQYLDYWNSTAQVTGTGRPVDAVICPVAPHAACIPGKYATIGYTAFINVLDYTSAVVPVTCADRGVDVLGTEGREYFGELDRKTEGEYDADVFDGAPAGIQLFGRRLQEEKILVLAEYLGEEIRKASA
- a CDS encoding uncharacterized protein (CAZy:GH18;~COG:G;~EggNog:ENOG410PI86;~InterPro:IPR036861,IPR011583,IPR029070,IPR001223, IPR017853,IPR018371,IPR018392,IPR001002,IPR001579, IPR036779;~PFAM:PF00187,PF00704,PF01476;~SECRETED:SignalP(1-21);~go_function: GO:0004553 - hydrolase activity, hydrolyzing O-glycosyl compounds [Evidence IEA];~go_function: GO:0008061 - chitin binding [Evidence IEA];~go_process: GO:0005975 - carbohydrate metabolic process [Evidence IEA]) encodes the protein MRTSLFFDLALILSLAIVGICDDISCSKSNPCTEGCCSKLSGVCGFGPDYCSSQNCIAAASTNGTCSHLAECDPSVSGWTTVAWGSEYASSEKCPLNVCCSAYGFCGTTSDFCGNSTVAEPVCDGNSATKKTIAYYEGWNLERSCDTMTPESIPIGGYTHLNFAFLYIDPDLYTITPMAADQEDLYSRVVALKKRKTDLEVWISIGGWAFNDPGSTVNIFSDLAASSSKQKTFFQSLLSFLGEYGFDGVDLDWEYPVASDRGGSDADFENYVTFLANLRTALDSAGKGYGLTITLPSSYWYLQHFDIVNMEKSVDWFNMMTYDLHGGWDAEDPWIGSIVNAHTNLTEIALAMDLLWRNDIEPSKVVMGLGFYGRSFTLNDTSCVTAGCPFSSTGKAGPCTASAGILSFTEIESILKDSSRGANKYYDSEAAVQIITFDSNQWVSYDDWESFAVKMDYANSHCLGGTMVWAVTYDSDGTATNGLTGDLTLFPGDDGSNGGAGDIYIGPDLWSNASQEIACYPPCTMVLPPYPLDTGVTISWPPITTSLASSSNGQTLVKSTVITVPPFQITEIPFWPITVHDSSIDQAYISAVQSITPPGLVLTLPGTEAEFPLYHTNYSALMTPSATATTTASNITAIGGGGSEGSSVVTTPTAVQTGIASDCTEFYYAVQGDTCATIAAAYGITLAEFNEWNPAVGTDCAGLWAKEYYCVAVSSTSAVGGGSQTTSSEGSSAAKTTASTTTVTPVFYASSHAITVHVQPTVSPIHPSPSVPPLTFSIDAPPSNGGCSSGKSLSRCGKHDCSEYGCSGECGFFGCDGGCGLGFCGGGCGLEGCGPGCGDGSCLQPGGGGGQDSEETSTSSCSSEATPTTKSFCDVSCPEASETSCVTWCSTMTLSCEPTGMANLLVANMDIDDVGDVIYSADDSAVSSSAWSAASWLNPQYTGWDPITVNGTTLGISGAAPTVAMTSTVSKTTATAVSVTSCGLQTTKGASSTSTYCTCNGGYGISLSTKTNAAHSTFLICAADPPLTVTTITPTTSTTQKKTTSTTTTTASKSSETGFAITYVKCYSSTCPVGKTCEADGSFDVMGVQPFGDDDDAQIVQISGSYNQEALVNGGKAKFCGQTSKFTVSGDNVSGSSSSSKYGTYTCLKYSDPTTVTVHDKDNGITCQSTPQYACLTDICL